From the Centropristis striata isolate RG_2023a ecotype Rhode Island chromosome 5, C.striata_1.0, whole genome shotgun sequence genome, the window tgtaagccataatcattataattacaataaattaaataaatgaagacatgaaatgtttcattctgtgtgtaatggatctatagaaTGTGttgtttcacctttttgaatgtaattactgacataaattcacttttctatcatattctaatttattgagatgctcctgtattcTATAACGTGTCAGTTTTCTGCATATCTGGACAATCAGAGTAATAAATGTCTCCCCCTAGTGGCAGGTATCAGTACTGCAGGTGTGTATTTGTCACAGCTCACAGAATAACtggagcaaaacaaaaacaaagtgttcctctttcacacacaaacacaaacaagaagacaaacaaacaaacgcacCTGGAGCCCAAAacactcacagaaacacacgGTGGCTCTTATATTCATCATATAaagttctcacacacacatacagaccagtgatgtaatgtaactaagtacatttactcaactactgtacttaagtataattttgaggtacttgtactttacttgattatttccattttatgtaactttatacttctattttactacatttatctgacagctttagttactttacactgtaaaaaatgtctgtatttttctgattttagggatcatttcacagtgtgtattagtacttttactgtagtggagtcatttcacagtgtgtattagtacttttactgtagtggagtcatttcacagtgtgtattagtacttttactgtaatggagtcatttcacagtgtgtattagtacttttactgtagtggagtcattccacagtgtgtattagtacttttactgtagtggagtcatttcacagtgtgtattagtacttttactgtagtggagtcatttcacagtgtgtattagtacttttactgtagtggagtcatttcacagtgtgtattagtacttttactgtagtggagtcatttcacagtgtgtattagtacttttactgtagtggagtcattccacagtgtgtattagtacttttactgtagtggagtcatttcacagtgtgtattagtacttttactgtagtggagtcatttcacagtgtgtattagtacttttactgtagtggagtcattccacagtgtgtattagtacttttactgtagtggagtcatttcacagtgtgtattagtacttttactgtagtggagtcatttcacagtgtgtattagtacttttactgtactggagtcatttcacagtgtgtattagtacctttactgcagtaaaaccaaaatttaccaaaaatgaccaaagacgaggtaaattttttttttgtaaattttatttatgcaaagttttaAAGACGAggtaaattaaccaaaaaaacaaaacaaaatgaccttaaaaaaggcataaaagtaaaaaaaaaaaaaaaagtaaaaagacacaaatttaaaataaataaattaaaaaaaaattagcaaaaaaagacacaaaattaccaaaaacacacaaaaaaagacatttttaaaagaaaaaattacaaaaaagatttacaattaccaaaaaagcgacaacatttaaaaaacacacaaaattaccaaaataaaagacacaaaattaccaacaatttatatatatacagaatatataaaacaatctgagtgggtccatgctgatacttttgttcttttacttcagtaagttttgaatgcaggcccACAGTGTGTAttcgtacttttactgcagtaaagtatgTCTAAACTGTTCCATAAAGTCttccatgtggctgcaggttttccttccaaACAAGCAGAAGAACAACATCATTGAATCAGCTGATCTCAGGGTTCTTGATTGGTTGGAACAACAATCAGCAGCAGCATGGTTCtttatggaatagtttggacatgtcTGACTAGTAAAGTATCTGaattcttcttccaccactgtgacAGAGATAAATCCTCTGTAAAGTCTCTGCAGGTCTTCTAGAAGTCCTCAGATACATTTGGCCTCCAGGTCGTagagctgcaggaggtcagaggtcacagcgTCCATGTGGGCTTTGGTCACGTCCACACAcagcacctacacacacacacacacacacacacacacacacacacaatttatttaaggcatcttattttgacagtcttatTGTAAaatggtggattctgttaacgcactgtgctcttattttgaaagctgcattgtttagcgacaggaagtaatgaatgaatgctttatttcggttacaaaaaacaaaaaaaaaagacaacaaaataaaatcatgtttttacaaaagaatccatcacgTAATAGCAGCTTTTTGTGATTTACGCAACTTTAATtggtagctaacgttagctcgcggctaacaaaccgcataatgcaacagtgtgttcgGACCGTATATGATATGATGacaataactttatattattaatagtataaataaactttcagtAGGTTGAAATGTGACGAGCTCCACAGTCTAGTTAACTAATGGAAACTCTTACGTCACTACGGCAACAAGGAGGAATGTTgctaatatcatgatatgcattttttttactcataaaaaaattataccgttataatcgtgaacgattcGATATGGCACAGCTCTACTCTTCAGtcagttattaattaattaatcactcTGCAGAGAATAAACCGACCTGCCACCACTCCTTCTCCCCGACAGGAAGCTTCACGCCGTAGCTGTTCAGAGCCAGGTGCAGCGTTGCTATGGCGACGTGTTGTGGTGTGTGGCGGATGCACATGGCTCCATGGTAACAGTCTCTAAGCAACGCCCAGGAAGTCTCAGCGACCGGGGTCCGAGACCAGGCGTGGCGGTTCACCAGAGACTTCACCGACAGCAAGTAGTGGAGCAAATActgcagagaaagacagaaaatattacattatattatatctcTTTATATAGAGAAAATCATGGAGgttatgttttatatgttggAGTCAAACGGCTATTTAATAGTGTGGAAGAGTTATTTTAATGGACACTAAAGATATCAGATCAGCCAAAGAAAGAGACTAATATCTTAAAACAGTTCTTTGAttgattttagtttttagtttgtgaaaatgcttagttgtagtttagtttttattagttttagtttagtttttattagttgtagtttagtttttattagttttagtttagtttttattacttttagtgttagtttttttgtaatgggctacaGTATGTGTTGGGTACGAGATTCAAAGagatcataataaatgtttcctttatttcctttgtctgatcttctcagccccaataagtttattaactcttacagttccaggtgtttataatgttggttgttgtgtaaacatcccagtctcagtaaacagattattcaccatgtgttcatgcaggttcactaaccagcagatgTTTAGTTGgattcaaataaatatatttcatatcaaccaaaaaggattatgcagtgttttcCCTACATGGATCCCCCCCCCCTTCTTGTTATTATAGAATAACTAAAATGCTAAAGACACTAATGATGCTGATGATCTTggagagaaaataaactgtTGGAACATTCaggatactcaaaaaagtatcgatactaaagcgttgtatccggatacgatacgcattttcaaaagtatcgataccccccgAGCAGAGCATACGACCTcgaaatattgttctaattgttattgtttattgtatttatttattttttgcactacctcagacctgaagcttgttatcaacagtttttattataaatatttaacctgtggttctgttaattcttacattttgcattttttttgttaataaaaatatttctgttaaattttggggtctttgtttttatcctggtggtatcgaaaatggtatcgagtatcgaatattttcctgagtatcggtatcgagttgaacgttttagtatggtgacaaccctaaaacacactaacacacacattaagACTCATATGTACCTTGTGAGGGTGTTCAAAGGAGACGTGGAAGTTGAGCTGTCGGAGGATGAGCAGCTCACACTGAACCACACTGT encodes:
- the ccnq gene encoding cyclin-Q, coding for MEAPSSRGSASRGGPLWTGTGRESGREPEIDRDTRTHFRVCRFIMETGVKLGMCSVPVATACVLYHRFFQRVSLQEYEPYLVAMSCLYLAGKVEEQHVRTRDIINVSHRYFNSGSPPLECDKEFWDLRDSVVQCELLILRQLNFHVSFEHPHKYLLHYLLSVKSLVNRHAWSRTPVAETSWALLRDCYHGAMCIRHTPQHVAIATLHLALNSYGVKLPVGEKEWWQVLCVDVTKAHMDAVTSDLLQLYDLEAKCI